One window from the genome of Parabacteroides sp. FAFU027 encodes:
- the mscL gene encoding large-conductance mechanosensitive channel protein MscL produces the protein MKTKSFIQEFKEFAMRGNVVDMAIGIIIGAAFGKIISSLVADVIMPPLGLLLGGVDFASFKIVLQQADIAHKITEVSISYGNFIKSIVDFVIIALCIFMLIKSMNKLSAQKEAATPETPAPAEPSDEVKLLSEIRDILNKK, from the coding sequence ATGAAAACAAAAAGCTTTATTCAGGAATTCAAAGAGTTTGCAATGAGAGGCAATGTAGTTGATATGGCTATAGGTATCATTATTGGTGCCGCCTTTGGCAAAATTATTTCGTCATTAGTCGCTGATGTGATTATGCCTCCACTGGGATTACTGTTAGGGGGCGTTGATTTTGCGAGTTTCAAAATCGTTCTTCAACAAGCTGATATTGCACACAAAATTACTGAAGTCTCAATTTCTTACGGAAATTTCATTAAGTCAATCGTTGACTTTGTAATCATTGCTCTCTGTATTTTTATGCTAATCAAGTCTATGAATAAACTATCAGCCCAAAAAGAAGCAGCTACTCCTGAAACACCTGCTCCGGCTGAACCATCCGATGAAGTCAAATTGCTTAGTGAAATTAGAGATATCCTCAATAAAAAATAG
- a CDS encoding mechanosensitive ion channel family protein, whose amino-acid sequence MPQEFDTIAKTAVDSVGTDISKAIGLPTKLDQLTGETLNLFAQKILQQILSFGTKILIAILIYFVGRWIIKKLKRICTRIFERREIEPSLRTFLISLINITLTIVLLVIIVSVLGIETSSFVALFASAGVAIGLALSGTLQNFAGGVMVLLFKPYKVGDVIEAQGYTGTVKEIQIFNTILNTLDNKAIIIPNGGLATGIINNYSKENIRRIEWIYGIAYGDDFDKARTLILNLINEDNRILNSPAEPFVALNKLGDNSVDIVVRVWVQSSEYWNVYFNLNERVYKSFEQAGLNIPFPQMDIHIKRD is encoded by the coding sequence ATGCCACAAGAATTTGACACGATTGCCAAAACTGCCGTTGACAGCGTTGGCACAGATATTAGTAAAGCTATTGGGTTACCAACCAAACTTGACCAGCTTACAGGTGAAACACTAAATCTTTTTGCTCAAAAAATCCTACAACAAATTTTGAGTTTTGGCACCAAGATACTTATCGCCATACTCATCTATTTTGTGGGTAGATGGATAATCAAGAAGCTAAAACGTATTTGCACCAGAATATTTGAACGCCGGGAAATTGAGCCTTCACTCCGAACATTCCTGATTAGTTTGATTAACATCACACTAACCATTGTGCTCTTAGTCATAATTGTAAGCGTCCTTGGCATTGAAACCAGCTCTTTCGTAGCGCTGTTTGCCTCAGCCGGTGTTGCGATTGGCTTGGCGCTCAGTGGTACGTTACAAAACTTTGCCGGAGGCGTGATGGTTTTGCTTTTTAAGCCTTATAAAGTTGGAGATGTCATAGAAGCGCAAGGTTACACCGGTACTGTAAAGGAGATACAGATTTTCAACACAATCCTGAATACACTTGATAATAAAGCCATTATAATCCCCAATGGAGGTTTAGCTACAGGTATAATAAATAACTATTCAAAGGAGAATATCCGTCGTATCGAGTGGATTTATGGAATTGCTTATGGTGACGATTTCGACAAAGCTCGTACACTGATCCTTAATCTGATAAACGAAGACAACAGAATCCTCAACAGTCCGGCTGAACCGTTTGTTGCTCTAAATAAACTGGGCGATAACTCCGTCGATATTGTAGTCAGGGTCTGGGTTCAAAGTTCAGAATATTGGAATGTATATTTCAATTTGAATGAACGCGTCTATAAGAGCTTTGAACAAGCCGGGCTAAATATCCCATTTCCTCAAATGGATATCCATATTAAACGAGATTAA
- the mce gene encoding methylmalonyl-CoA epimerase, which translates to MELTHIEHLGIAVKSIEAQLPYYENVLGLKCYSIEEVADQKVKTAFFKIGQTKIELLEPTSEDSAVAKFIEKKGEGIHHIAFATASVADALTEVESKGVQLIDKAPRKGAEGLNIAFLHPKTTGSVLTELCEDPNK; encoded by the coding sequence ATGGAACTTACTCACATTGAGCACCTTGGTATCGCTGTAAAAAGCATCGAAGCTCAGTTGCCTTACTACGAAAATGTTTTAGGTTTAAAATGCTATTCTATCGAAGAAGTAGCTGATCAAAAAGTAAAAACAGCTTTCTTCAAAATTGGCCAGACTAAAATTGAACTTCTGGAGCCAACCAGCGAAGATAGCGCTGTAGCTAAATTCATTGAGAAAAAAGGCGAAGGAATTCACCACATTGCTTTTGCAACTGCAAGTGTAGCTGATGCTTTGACTGAAGTTGAAAGCAAAGGTGTTCAACTCATTGATAAAGCGCCACGCAAAGGAGCTGAAGGCTTGAATATCGCATTCCTTCATCCAAAAACTACCGGTAGCGTTTTGACTGAATTGTGTGAAGACCCTAACAAATAA
- a CDS encoding acyl-CoA carboxylase subunit beta: MSHQLEKVKELIQLREKARLGGGLKRIESQHKKGKYTARERIAMLLDDGSFEEFDMFVTHRCTNFGIEKESYLGDGVVTGYGTIDGRLVYVYAQDFTVFGGSLSESLAMKICKVMDQAMKMGAPVIGINDSGGARIQEGVNALAGYTEIFQRNILASGVIPQISGIFGPCAGGAVYSPALTDFNIMTKGTSYMFLTGPKVVKTVTGEDVTQEQLGGASVHATKSGVAHFAVENEEEGITLIRKLIEFLPQNNMEEAPTLVCTDPIHRLEDSLNDIIPDNPNKPYDMYEVIGAIIDNGEFLEVHKDYARNIIVGFARFNGQSVGIVANQPKYLAGVLDSNAARKAARFVRFCDAFNIPLVTLVDVPGFLPGTGQEYGGVILHGAKLLYAFGEATVPKVTVTLRKSYGGAYCVMSSKHLRGDINYAWPTAEIAVMGPSGAVEVIFSKEVAASENPAEAAAQKEQEYRDAFANPYNAAKYGYIDDIIEPRNTRFRVIRALQQLQTKKLTNPAKKHDNLPL; the protein is encoded by the coding sequence ATGAGTCATCAACTTGAAAAAGTAAAAGAGCTGATTCAGTTACGTGAAAAAGCTCGCCTGGGAGGAGGTCTGAAAAGAATTGAATCTCAGCATAAAAAAGGGAAATATACTGCTCGCGAAAGAATCGCCATGCTTTTGGACGACGGTAGCTTCGAAGAGTTTGACATGTTTGTCACACACCGTTGTACCAACTTTGGTATCGAGAAAGAATCGTATCTTGGAGATGGTGTTGTAACCGGTTACGGAACTATTGACGGCCGTCTGGTTTACGTTTACGCTCAAGACTTTACTGTCTTTGGTGGTTCGTTGTCAGAATCATTGGCAATGAAAATCTGTAAGGTTATGGACCAGGCAATGAAAATGGGTGCTCCTGTAATTGGTATCAATGACTCGGGTGGCGCTCGTATTCAGGAAGGTGTAAATGCATTGGCAGGTTATACTGAAATTTTCCAACGTAACATCCTTGCTTCTGGTGTTATCCCGCAGATTTCAGGAATCTTCGGTCCTTGCGCCGGTGGCGCGGTTTACTCTCCTGCACTGACTGACTTTAACATCATGACAAAAGGAACCAGCTACATGTTCCTTACTGGCCCTAAGGTTGTAAAAACCGTAACCGGTGAAGATGTAACCCAGGAACAATTGGGTGGTGCAAGTGTACATGCAACCAAATCAGGCGTTGCACACTTTGCCGTAGAGAACGAAGAAGAAGGTATTACTCTGATTCGTAAGCTGATTGAATTCCTCCCTCAAAACAATATGGAAGAGGCTCCAACACTGGTTTGTACTGATCCAATCCACCGTTTGGAAGATTCTCTTAACGATATCATTCCTGATAACCCGAACAAACCGTACGATATGTACGAAGTAATTGGCGCTATCATCGATAATGGAGAATTCCTTGAGGTACATAAAGACTACGCTCGCAACATCATTGTCGGATTCGCCCGCTTCAACGGCCAGTCTGTGGGTATCGTAGCCAACCAACCTAAATATCTTGCAGGTGTACTTGATAGCAATGCTGCTCGCAAAGCGGCTCGTTTTGTTCGTTTCTGTGACGCCTTCAATATTCCTTTGGTTACTCTGGTTGATGTACCGGGATTCCTTCCGGGGACAGGACAAGAGTATGGTGGCGTAATCCTTCACGGGGCTAAACTACTTTATGCATTTGGAGAAGCGACAGTACCTAAAGTTACTGTTACATTGCGTAAATCTTACGGTGGTGCATACTGTGTGATGAGTTCTAAACACCTGCGCGGAGATATCAACTACGCTTGGCCAACTGCGGAAATTGCAGTAATGGGACCATCTGGAGCTGTTGAAGTTATCTTCTCTAAAGAAGTTGCCGCATCTGAAAATCCTGCGGAAGCTGCTGCTCAGAAAGAACAGGAATACCGAGATGCATTTGCTAATCCTTACAACGCAGCGAAATACGGTTACATCGACGATATTATCGAGCCAAGAAACACCCGTTTTCGCGTGATTCGCGCATTACAACAATTACAAACCAAAAAATTAACCAACCCTGCTAAAAAGCACGACAACCTTCCTCTGTAA